ATGACAAACAGGAGGGGTGAACCACAAAAGTGGTTCACCCCTCCTGTTTGTTTAATCGTCAAACGGTTGCCGAAGCCTTTTCAGGTTCATCATCTGCGATTTCATCCGGCTCTTGGACCGGTTGAGGCGACTTCTTGAAGGGAGAAATCGAGTTCCATCTAGCTGCAAGCCACTTCTGAATAATGATCCACGTTGCACTAGATACGAGCACTGCATCGGCAGAAGCCATGATCCCCGAGAAGAACGGAAGGCCCATGACAACCGCAATGCCAATGTGCATGCCAAGAATCATTACCAAGGCAATTCGCCGGCTGATCTTGTGGAATAGCATAAACGGGAAAGCTATCTGAGCGACTACGGTCACGTAAGTAATCAGTGAAACAATCCATGAGTTCGCTGTAATCAGCCCGCTAAGCCACGGGAAAATACCGTAGGCTTCCGAACTCACAGGGTAATACATGGCCGTTCCGTTTTGCCAAAGGTCGCCTTGAACCTTGTAAAGCCCAGCTTCTAGATACACCAGGCAAAGCTGAGCGACGACGAGGCACAGGGCAATGTTGTGAAGCACCGTGACGACTTCAAATTCGCGCTTCTTTTTGCCTTTAC
The nucleotide sequence above comes from Glutamicibacter sp. B1. Encoded proteins:
- a CDS encoding HTTM domain-containing protein, with product MELNEQPVENPSIRAWIAKNKSFGSDALSWIYRWFTENRNASYGLAVMRIASGLFILGWLLFNIPVAAKIWGPGSAYLEPYRSVLGYKWPLDILRDAGVGFFVFWYAVAILLAILFVAGWQTRIITPLFFIFYTAINAQNTPISDGGNYFIRIMLIYLIFADLSKRWSVDSWLRQRKGKKKREFEVVTVLHNIALCLVVAQLCLVYLEAGLYKVQGDLWQNGTAMYYPVSSEAYGIFPWLSGLITANSWIVSLITYVTVVAQIAFPFMLFHKISRRIALVMILGMHIGIAVVMGLPFFSGIMASADAVLVSSATWIIIQKWLAARWNSISPFKKSPQPVQEPDEIADDEPEKASATV